The following is a genomic window from Labrus bergylta chromosome 2, fLabBer1.1, whole genome shotgun sequence.
TTAATCAAAGTATCTGTACTTTAACTTGAGTACAATATTCGTACCCTGATAAAAAAAGTAAGCGACTGCATGATCTGCCCAGAATAGTCAAGCTCACACTCAGACTTCAAACTTCATAAGGCTGTGTCATTTTCTCTGCAGTAGGTTTAGACAAACAGGCCTAAACAAAGCTCTGTGACGGTGAGATAACTCATTTATCCACGAAAGCGTCACGGCCAATCATTGTGCTTAGAACAACTCCTGGAGCTGCATTACGAGCCTTTCCATTTCTCTTATCGCTGTTCAGTCTTATAATGTTCAGAAAAGCTGCAGATTCGACAAAGAATAAAGGGACAAaaagaacatgaaaacaaagcaaGTCAGAACATGTTATTTAGGTTTTCTGTTGGTTAACCCTAAACAGACTTAACATGATACTTTCATTGTTCCCGTCTCActtgaaaaaaagagtttgttGCTGCTCCTCCTTGTCTTCCTGTTACTCATGCTTGTTTTAGCAACTTAGTTCTGTGGTAACTCAAGGCCTCCAGAGGTAATTCGGTAATTGTGTAACATTATGCCCTTATACACACAGGGATGTTTTATTGCAGCTGGAAGAAACCCACAAGAGTCACCAGCTTCTTTTTTAAGGAGAGGAGACACCCGTGTGATCCGAACATATCCTGTTTCTTTAAACTGAATTTGAACATGTGTAATAGTGGTAGCAGTAACTCGCTGGTCTGAGTCACACAAGTATTTGCTGCTGCTTGTAACCATGGCGTTCCCTTTGATTATATGAGTCGTCAGACAAGCTGAAATATGACAACATGTTCATTTTACTCAATAGCTGGACTTCCATTTTTCATCCTCACCCCTCAACACAACCCTTTCAAACGGGGTTTCTTCTGTAACGATGAGACGATCAGATACCCGCTCAAAGAGGACACCATATCCTACCAGCTGCTGGGAGGAGTCATGATCCCCTTCACTCTCATTGTGGTAAGATGTCCCTGCAGAAGATCCCCCATcttctttgggtttttttttgtgactctTTTGAACTGATGGTTGAATCTTGTGTGTTGCAGATCGTCTGTGGCGAGTGCCTTTCTGTTTACCTGTGTCGCATCAAGAACCAGTCCTTGGGGACTAAGTATGTGGCCTGTGTCTACAAAGTGGTGGGGAGCTACGTGTTCGGAGCTGCTGCTAGCCAGTCTCTGACGGACATTGCTAAGTACTCCATTGGCCGCCTGAGGCCACACTTCCTGGCTGTGTGCAAACCGTCCTGGGATCGCATCAACTGCAAAGCCGGTGGCTACATCGAGAACTTCACCTGCAATGGAGACAAGTTTCTAGTAGATGAAGCCAGGTAATGATCCTGGTTATGAATGAAAGGAaatccttctctttttttaaagaggggAACTGAAACCATATGTCTGTTCCTTTCACCAACAAAACCTGACAGGTTACCACTGAGGTTACCCACCCTTCAAATAAATATGACATTGAAAGTGAAAGCTAATCAGATAATCTGAGGGGCCATTGATAATTATAgtgataactttatttatatagcactgtTCAAAATCAAGTTACAAcatgcttcacaataaaaatgGCCTCATAGAATAAGAAAATGCACTAAAAGACAAATAatagaacatttttattttttatttgattgattaaagtatttatttcaaacatgtttttttttcaagattaaaaaaaaaaacagatccacAAAAGATATTGTGCATAAGACAATAGAAATGTCTAATTTCATGTTCCAAAAGGAGTGTGAACTTATTTAATCCCACCCCCTCTCCATTAATCTTGAGTTAATATGTGAACATAGCAttcctttaaatttaaatcagaTAAATAAACGGATCAATCAGACTCCAATatcaatacaaacacaaacgtTTATTTAAGaatatggtttaaaaaaagaaaagaaaaaaagcagtgaGTATAATCAAAGTGTTTTAGAGTTTTTTCCAAACATGATGACGTCAGTCGAGTTAATGTCATAGAAAATGATAGATAATGCTCCACCAAAGattcctcttcatcattttcTAATGTGGGGTGGGAAAACATATCAAAACAGCAATATATCGTCATCCAGACTGGTGTTATACAATTATCAAATGCCACATATTGATATTTTAATAGAAAAGTTAGAGCACTCTAAACAGATTTGGCTTTCTGTGTTACTACTACACAGGACAATGGTTGAATTTTGTTTTGATGTACTTAAATCTAAAATATGCGTTTGTCATCTGACTTCTTTCACATCTCTTTTGTTCATCCGTTGTAGGCTGTCCTTCTTCTCCGGTCATTCCTCCTTCTCTATGTACTGCATGCTGTTCCTTGTAGTAAGTacatattttcttcttcaggcATTTGCTTCCAAACCTGTAATTTAAATGTttgctctgacaacaacacctGCACATCTTTGTGTTTGACGCTGTTTAAACTGTTTGCTGTCTTCCTCTGACTGCTGTAGCTGTACATTCAAGCCAGGCTGAAGTCGGAGTGGGCGAGGCTCCTGCGTCCCACCATCCAGTTCTTCCTGATAGCCACTGCGGTGTATGTGGGTCTGTCCCGGGTGTCAGACTATAAACATCACTGGAGTGACGTGCTCGCCGGCCTCCTGCAAGGGGGTTTGGTTGCTATTTTCACAGTAAGTTTCAAATAATTAAAGTCTCTCAGGGTAGCTTCAAAGCAAGgtgtgatgtgatttttatCCAGTATTATCACAACTTGACATTGAAAAGCTTAAGAATATTCTGCCGGAGTCGAGCAGCTGCAGTATGTGTTTGAGGACTGAAATGCTGAGGTCACTCCAGGATGAtgcaaaatgttcaaacaaGGGAAAAAATCACGTGTGAAGGCTGCGTCTTTGAACTCCTTGATTCCATCCTCTGATTCACACAAACCATGACAGAATGATCTGATCTGCATAATTGCAAAGACGTCATTAAATGTACTTTATATTCTAATTGGAAATGACTTACTACTTACTTActtcactgttgttatttatcttCTAGTGCAATTCAAATAGCTCAGCATATCTTATGACTCTGTCCTGTTTTGTTTGCAGGCGTTCGGTGTGTCAAATTTTTTTGAACAGCCGGTGGATCCGGTGGTGTCACAAGAAGAAGCCTCACACACCAGTTTACAGGAAAACCCTTCCAATGGGAACCACTACGGCAGCACTGAGTGAACCTGAGGCCTCAAAGACAAAACTGTGTGACTTTGTGCATTGAAATTGCCACGGACGACCCAAAATACACCAAAGAGCTGCAAGTGCTTCATATTATGCTGGCTGCCTGTTACTGTGCATTCCTTGGGCACAGTTTGCTCCATGTAGCAGACGCTGCAGGCTGTAACTGCTACCTTTGGTGTGGTCACTAAACTTTaaatacaggaagaaaaaagtgCACTACAGAAGACAGTACTCTCATTTTACTGAGATGTAAAGACGACAACATTTCTGCCAAGATTTCCCGAGATCCAACATAATACAGTTTATTATggaaatagaaaacaaaacacagcatgTTGGGATTACCTTAGGACAACTTGCTTTTTTACAGTGCGAGCTTGTTGAAAATGTGGTTTCTAGTGTATATTGGTGTGCTGTTGCTAATATTATGACTGAATGAAATTCCTTTTGCTCAGAATATAATGAGCGTCTGTGTCCGCACTGCAAGCAGGCTTGAAGGAAGCCTGGCACCACCTGTGAATGAGAAAACCTGGACTGTccttaaacttaaaaaatggAGACTGAActcaaaaataatatatttcatGTTGATTTTTTGCCTTAGTCAGATTGCTGCTACCTGCTATCATGTCCTTGTTGATATTTATtgtataaaaatacaataatgctttgattttttatttgattttaattgacCTTCATTTTCTACAGTTTGTATGATGCTCTGTATGCTTTTTGCCCACATGGAAGCTTTAAAACCTTATTGGTCAGAGCAGCTCtagtacaaaaaaacattttgacaaataaaaagatcTCTTTTGCTATTTtgtcacaaagaaaagaaatgatttGTGGTTTTGTCTCATGCAGAAAAGCTGATTTGCGGATTGATTGAGGAACAGATACCAAACAGTCACGAAAGTGTCGACAAAAAACTGCTTTGGGTTGCATCTGAAGACAAACCACAGGCATGTAAATGGAGTGAAgccaaagcaaaaacaaatagtTTGTAAGATGTCCTGGTGGTGGTATTATAGTAAGAAGATTATGCACTCCTCATCACATAGACAGGCAGACTGTCAGTAGGGCGCTGATCCTTAGCTGTAAATGTCCAAGTTCAGGACATGTGTATGGGCGTAAATCCAATTACAGCGACAGACGACGTAGGCTTAAGAGAAAGTTTAACACACATGGACAGGCACATTCATTGATGTCAAGTAACATGAACTAGTGACTCGTTTTAAGGTAttagcaaacaaaacaaaggtacccTCGAGGCGTTCGTGTTGCTTTTCATACCTGTTGCCAAGTCGCAACTGGAAAGCGGTTaactcgggtgtgacgtcaCTCCCAGCTTCAAGGTCTGATAGTTCCGAGGTAAAGGCAACGCACCATGATCATTAAGGCATATGGTGACAACCATTTAGTCTCCTATTTGATTTGATGTAGTTGTTTCTTATAAGTGTTATAATATTGTTTCTATTACAGGAATGTGCCTTTTTAAACGCTTTAACTAGAACCAgttaaaatctttaaattgtATTGCACAGTCAACATAATTATATTTATgaagaatcattttaaaatgaataatttagAGTTACAAACTGGATGTTCAAAAGTAGCTCACTTACTTTAAACATGTGTAACTTAATTGCCTCAAACTGCTGTTAAAAGATCGACTCCAGGCCtgttaaagcatttaaaaaaatctgctcaTCTTGCTCTAACATGACTCTGACCTTCCCCCGCATTTAAAAACTCAGCGATCATTTTGTAAGTCGCTGCACAGAGCTCTCTGTTGTCACGTTGACCTCTGCAATTGTCCTTATTGAAAGCAGCTCCATTCACTCTCTGTCACATGCCTCACTTTATCATGCCAGACAGTgatggcactgcagaaacaaatCACTCAGAATTCAGTGTGCAGTGACAGCCTTTACAGAGTTGGCATTGAATCATGATCCCCCGAACACTGCTCCAAACAGTAAGAAAAACTGAGAACCTACTGTGAAAATgatcctttcaaaataaactattttaaaataaaaaaaataaaactatacaAAGATTAACAAACAATAGTTCCTGTTTATAGGGACATTCAAATAGACATGAGGAAGGATAACATAAAATATGGGAATATGTGTAGCCTAAATAAtcgggggaaaaaaatatcttaGCATATAATTATGTAATTAACTTTAAGTTTGCTGTTGAGGAAATGCAGATTTTAAAGCAcagattgttgttgttaattAACTGATGCTATAAATAGAGAAGATTAATCtaacctttttttattgttattattaccAGAACTATTTTGGGGAACCCGTATGTGTGCCTTTACCCATTTCTAAATATGATCATTCAAGTTAGACATCTTCAGTTCTATGTTGTATTAAACAAGTAATAGATTTAAGTAGCTGAAGGTTACTGAAgagactgaagctgcagagtAAATTTCTGACTGACATCTGAAGGCCCAAAGAACAGACGTCACCAATCCCTCTGCCCCAGCTGTCTGAGGCACTTGCGGGTGTAGCCGCTGTGAATACCTCTGAATCATACCAAAGTCCACCCTTATATAGGGTGGACTTTGGTATGATGATTCTATTGCCATTGATGGGAATTATCAGAGAAAGTCAGAGGAGgaaaatcaataataaaaaaagaacatagaAATGAGTTGGACAattaacataaaacatgcagccTATTTGGAGTTATGCTGTCAAACAGAGGCTTTACATATTATACAGAGAGAATACTAACATTAGAACAATAATATAACAGAGCAGCATTCACAGTTTGTATAATTAAAGAAAGCACCATGATGGCTAAATGGATTGAGCTAAAATGGATTAATACAGAATCTTAAATACAGACCCCCTAACAGTGACTCGTGTTTTAAACGACCTTTAGTGAATGACGCTGTAATTAAGCTGTAGTAAACTACACAGGGTGTTTGGCATCAGGAGACTATTTTGAGGTATTTGAGGCCACCTACTGGACATGAAAATTACAAACGCTGCCCGAGGTTACAACCTACAACATAGAGCTCAAACAGTAACTTAAAGGTCAAGTAATAgttcttctcagctctcttTCAGGCACACAGAAAGACAGCTTCTATAGTTGCAACTTCCCAAATGTGAGAATTTGCcacttttatttatatatttttttatttaaattcctTTATGTCAGACAAAAGTAATTATTTGAGTAATCTCTATTATCCTTACAACATTTCAAAGATAAAATGATTGATACAACCTGTGATCGGTTCAGAAAAAAGAATCTTTAGCCACAACCCTACAATTTAATTCtccatattttatatttaacacaTTCTTGCTCCTTTGTAAATGTACCATCATGTGCGCAAATAAGCTGTTTCTCAATATATTCACATCACATAGTAAATATGATCTCACAAGATACAAGAAAGGACAATAGGAGATGGACTTGTGTGACGAGAGTCACTGAATTTATTACCGTATGGAACATTTCACCCCAACACTTCATCCACAGGTGAGAAACTGGGCTCACAGTCCTTACGTCTGTAACAGTTGGGGCACACAGACTTGTcaagtcaaccagaacaaacgTAGTTGCCTTCTATAATATAATGCTCTTATGAACAGCAAACAGAATTCATGACTTGTGTGTGCTTTGTAGCACATTACCTCTACATTTTGGTACAAGCCTCAGGAAGTGCCACAATCAGCCTACTGTAATGAAAGCAGGATCAGAAGAATTTTACAGCACAGTAGGTTTGTAAAATTTTATTTGGAGAAATCTGTACATGGAGGTTTTGgccttcagtgtgttcacaaaTATAAGCAGAATGGGGACACAGACGGGTAGTTCACTGAAGATCAAGAGAAGTGCTATCCATTACTCAAAGCTGGACAGGAAGGTCAGTACAATCTGCTTCAGCTTAGCATCTGATGTCTCTGAGATCATACCGTCAGCCctgtaacagaaaaacaggacaAGTCAATTCAACACATCCAACCTAACTGTTAACAATGGTCAATTCTACGAGAAACGTTTGAAAATGCTGCGACTAAGAAATCTGTCTCACCTGATTGCGGAAAGCAGGTCTTGGTGCTGGCTGAGGATGTGCTGCAGGAAAGCCTTCTCGAACCTTGTGATCTTGCTGGGCTCCATCTTGTCCAAGTGACCTCTGACACCAGCGTAGATGACTGTTACCTGCTCTTCAATGGCCATGGGACCTGGAGGAAATAGGGGACGACTGATTAGTTTTTGAATTTCAAAAACAATATGCTAGTTTAGCATTTCTTTCATACAAATGGTAAACAGAGTGGAATAAATCAACACTTACAGTACTGGCCCTGCTTGAGCAGTTCAGTGAGCCTGACACCCCTGTTAAGGAGCTGCTGGGTGGCGGCGTCAAGGTCAGAGCCGAACTGGGCGAAGGCAGCGACCTCACGGTACTGAGCCAGCTCCAGCTTCATGGTACCGGCCACCTAAAAGGGTAGTTATTAGATTCTCATTAATTATAGAGCTGGAGATTAAAGCATCTGTTGAATGAGTGCaggatttcatttcttttaaaaacacaaaaagaataaCTTTTGCACCAGTCGTTACCTGCTTCATGGCCTTGGTCTGGGCAGCAGAGCCTACTCTGGACACAGACAGACCCACGTTGATGGCTGGGCGGATACCCTTGTAGAACAGCTCAGTCTCCAAGAAGATCTAcatcaaacagacaaacaaagtcaaagtaaagctctgtgataaaaaaaaaaaaaaagtaaccgAATCCCTGCCAAAAATATGAACATAGAAAATGGTTTTGGACAAACCTGTCCGTCTGTGATGGAGATGACATTGGTTGGGATGTAGGCAGACACATCACCGGCCTGGGTCTCGATGACGGGCAGGGCAGTGAGGGAGCCGCCGCCGAAGTTGTCATTCATCTTGGCAGCTCTCTCCAGCAGACGGGAGTGCAGGTAGAACACATCACCGGGGTAAGCCTCACGGCCGGGGGGACGACGCAGCAGCAGGGACATCTGACGGTAGGCAACAgcctgagagaaggagagataaAGACTTCATTTAACAAAGATGCAAGAAAAACTGGCACAAAGGAAAACTGACTCTGTTATCTAAAATGAATGGAGAGGATCATTTCAATTAAAGTTTCTAATATCCCTTAATAGCAGCAATGTGGCCGTGTTACCTGCTTGGACAGATCATCATAGATGATCAGGGCGTGCTTGCCGTTGTCTCTGAAGTACTCTCCCATGGAGCAGCCAGAGTATGGGGCAAGGTACTGCAGAGGAGCAGCATCAGAGGCGGTAGCAGAGACCACAATGGTGTACTTCATGGCATCAGCATCAGTCAGCCTCTtcaccagctgagccacagtgGACCTCTTCTGTCCGATGGCGACGTAGATGCAGtacagcttcttcttctcttcggTTCCCTCGTTGAAACGCTTCTGGTTGATGATTGTGTCGATAGCAATGGCAGTTTTTCTGGAGGGGG
Proteins encoded in this region:
- the LOC109981584 gene encoding phospholipid phosphatase 1, coding for MFDASGIPLVVLDVTCLILAGLPFFILTPQHNPFKRGFFCNDETIRYPLKEDTISYQLLGGVMIPFTLIVIVCGECLSVYLCRIKNQSLGTKYVACVYKVVGSYVFGAAASQSLTDIAKYSIGRLRPHFLAVCKPSWDRINCKAGGYIENFTCNGDKFLVDEARLSFFSGHSSFSMYCMLFLVLYIQARLKSEWARLLRPTIQFFLIATAVYVGLSRVSDYKHHWSDVLAGLLQGGLVAIFTAFGVSNFFEQPVDPVVSQEEASHTSLQENPSNGNHYGSTE
- the LOC109981631 gene encoding ATP synthase subunit alpha, mitochondrial-like — its product is MLSVRVAAALARTLPRRAGFVSRAVPAACVGVNHLHTHRPWLQKTGTAEVSSILEEKIMGADTTADLEETGRVLSIGDGIARVYGLRNVQAEEMVEFSSGLKGMSLNLEPDNVGVVVFGNDKLIKEGDIVKRTGAIVDVPVGEELLGRVVDALGNAIDGKGPLGSSIRRRVGLKAPGIIPRISVREPMQTGIKAVDSLVPIGRGQRELIIGDRQTGKTAIAIDTIINQKRFNEGTEEKKKLYCIYVAIGQKRSTVAQLVKRLTDADAMKYTIVVSATASDAAPLQYLAPYSGCSMGEYFRDNGKHALIIYDDLSKQAVAYRQMSLLLRRPPGREAYPGDVFYLHSRLLERAAKMNDNFGGGSLTALPVIETQAGDVSAYIPTNVISITDGQIFLETELFYKGIRPAINVGLSVSRVGSAAQTKAMKQVAGTMKLELAQYREVAAFAQFGSDLDAATQQLLNRGVRLTELLKQGQYCPMAIEEQVTVIYAGVRGHLDKMEPSKITRFEKAFLQHILSQHQDLLSAIRADGMISETSDAKLKQIVLTFLSSFE